A DNA window from Acidimicrobiia bacterium contains the following coding sequences:
- the acpP gene encoding acyl carrier protein, with protein MERDEALGAIRDVAVEVLNVEPDVIVDSARFKEDLDADSLDLVELVMGLEERFEIDVPEGDLEGVDTIGKAVDLVVAKVDAAG; from the coding sequence ATGGAACGCGACGAAGCCCTCGGAGCCATTCGCGACGTTGCGGTGGAGGTCCTCAACGTGGAGCCCGACGTCATCGTCGACAGCGCCCGCTTCAAGGAGGACCTCGACGCCGACAGCCTCGACCTGGTCGAGCTGGTGATGGGTCTCGAGGAGCGCTTCGAGATCGACGTTCCCGAGGGCGACCTCGAGGGTGTCGACACGATCGGCAAGGCGGTCGATCTCGTCGTGGCAAAGGTCGACGCGGCCGGATGA
- the fabG gene encoding 3-oxoacyl-[acyl-carrier-protein] reductase encodes MSRVALVTGGSRGIGRATARMLADDSHRVAILYAGNDSAAQETVGLLEEAGAEAVAVRADVADTGAVDAAFSEVEESLGAVEILVNSAGITADGLIARMSDEQWDSVIGTNLTGAFHTTRRAIRPMMKARFGRIVNVSSVGGHLGGPGQANYSAAKAGLLGLTRSVARELAGRGITCNVVAPGPIDTDMTSDMPDQWRDAATSAVPIGRFGTAEEVAAAITYLTGESAGYVTGALLPVDGGLGMGH; translated from the coding sequence GTGAGCCGGGTCGCCCTGGTGACGGGAGGCTCCCGTGGCATCGGGCGCGCGACCGCACGGATGCTCGCCGACGACAGTCACCGCGTCGCGATCCTCTACGCCGGGAATGACAGTGCGGCCCAGGAGACCGTGGGGCTCCTGGAGGAGGCAGGTGCGGAGGCCGTCGCCGTCCGGGCGGACGTTGCCGACACCGGCGCCGTCGACGCCGCTTTCTCGGAGGTCGAGGAGAGTCTCGGGGCCGTCGAGATCCTGGTGAACAGCGCCGGCATCACCGCCGACGGACTGATCGCCCGGATGTCCGACGAGCAGTGGGACTCGGTGATCGGCACCAACCTCACGGGCGCCTTCCACACCACACGCCGGGCGATTCGCCCGATGATGAAGGCGCGTTTCGGGCGGATCGTGAACGTGTCGTCGGTAGGGGGGCATTTGGGCGGGCCCGGACAGGCCAACTACTCCGCCGCCAAGGCCGGCCTCCTCGGACTCACGCGCTCCGTGGCCCGGGAGCTCGCAGGTCGCGGGATCACTTGTAACGTTGTCGCACCCGGCCCCATCGACACCGACATGACATCCGACATGCCCGACCAGTGGCGCGACGCCGCCACCAGCGCGGTTCCGATCGGTCGCTTCGGCACGGCCGAGGAGGTTGCGGCGGCGATCACCTATCTCACCGGCGAGTCCGCAGGGTACGTGACCGGGGCGCTGCTCCCCGTCGACGGCGGTCTGGGAATGGGCCACTGA